Proteins found in one Nostoc sp. NIES-3756 genomic segment:
- a CDS encoding GNAT family N-acetyltransferase has translation MESSANIPQPENFILRAGQHKDIWGIIHLFYFDHPQILVWLASLVFAIICLTLISIFLSFITDITIITSVFITIISIILFLVLIIVLDGFALFNFSTDKFLVFEYNRKIIACVSYRTLANYSEISRLHVHSKYRRQGLGSRLVKAVIRNVKKPIYLISVPKALYFYIKLKFIPIPRHRLPKFYSVSSRKGRIVLGYIDE, from the coding sequence ATGGAATCATCTGCAAATATACCTCAGCCTGAAAATTTTATTCTTAGAGCAGGTCAGCATAAAGATATATGGGGAATTATCCATTTATTTTACTTTGATCATCCCCAAATACTCGTATGGCTTGCTTCATTAGTATTTGCCATAATATGTTTAACGTTAATTAGTATTTTTCTAAGCTTCATAACAGACATTACAATAATTACAAGTGTATTTATTACAATCATATCTATAATATTATTTCTAGTATTAATTATAGTATTAGATGGTTTCGCATTATTTAATTTTTCAACAGATAAATTCTTAGTATTTGAATATAACAGAAAAATTATAGCTTGTGTAAGCTATAGAACATTAGCAAATTATTCAGAAATTAGCAGATTACATGTCCACAGTAAATACCGCCGCCAAGGTTTAGGTTCTCGATTAGTTAAAGCTGTTATCCGAAATGTAAAAAAACCTATTTATTTAATTAGCGTACCTAAAGCATTATATTTTTATATTAAGTTGAAATTTATTCCCATACCTAGACATAGATTACCAAAATTCTACAGTGTTTCCTCTCGCAAAGGAAGGATTGTTTTAGGATATATAGATGAGTAA
- the coaE gene encoding dephospho-CoA kinase (Dephospho-CoA kinase (CoaE) performs the final step in coenzyme A biosynthesis.) translates to MTKRIIGLTGGIATGKTTVANYLASAYNLPVFDADIYARDAVSLGSPILDAIANRYGKEILLPDGSLNRQKLGEIIFPHPEERQWVESIIHPYVRDRFLKAIAQSTSQTIVLVIPLLIEAQMTDLVTEIWVVICSAAQQLQRLIERNHLTHQQAQARISSQLSLTEKAAIADVVLDNSSSLEALLKQVDERLLTVDC, encoded by the coding sequence ATGACTAAACGCATTATTGGCTTAACTGGTGGTATTGCTACAGGTAAGACTACTGTCGCTAATTATTTGGCTAGTGCTTATAATTTGCCAGTTTTCGATGCAGATATTTACGCCAGAGATGCAGTATCTTTAGGTTCGCCGATTTTGGATGCGATCGCCAATCGTTATGGTAAAGAAATATTATTACCAGATGGTAGCCTCAACCGTCAAAAACTGGGAGAAATTATCTTTCCTCATCCAGAAGAACGGCAATGGGTGGAAAGTATCATACATCCTTATGTGCGCGATCGCTTCCTTAAAGCAATTGCCCAATCCACTTCTCAAACCATAGTACTAGTCATACCCTTGTTAATTGAAGCCCAGATGACAGATTTAGTTACAGAAATTTGGGTTGTCATTTGTTCCGCAGCACAGCAATTACAAAGATTAATTGAACGCAATCACCTAACCCACCAACAAGCACAAGCTAGAATTAGTAGTCAGTTATCACTCACAGAAAAAGCTGCGATCGCAGATGTAGTTTTAGATAACTCCTCATCCTTGGAAGCACTGCTGAAACAAGTAGATGAGAGACTGTTGACTGTTGACTGTTGA
- the metH gene encoding methionine synthase, with product MTHPFLKRLHSKELPVIVFDGAMGTNLQTQNLTAEDFGGVQYEGCNEYLVHTKPEAVAKVHRDFLAVGADVIETDTFGATSIVLAEYDLADQTYYLNKTAAELAKKVAAEFSTPEKPRFVAGSIGPTTKLPTLGHIDFDTMKTAFAEQAEALLDGGVDLFIVETCQDVLQIKAALNGIEEVFAKRGERIPLMVSVTMESMGTMLVGSEISAVLTILEPFPIDILGLNCATGPDLMKPHIKYLAEHSPFVVSCIPNAGLPENVGGQAHYRLTPTELRMALMHFVEDLGVQVIGGCCGTRPAHIQQLAEIAKDLKPKVRQPSLEPAAASIYSTQPYDQDNSFLIVGERLNASGSKKCRDLLNAEDWDGLVSMARSQVKEGAHILDVNVDYVGRDGVRDMHELVSRIVNNVTLPLMLDSTEWEKMEAGLKVAGGKCLLNSTNYEDGEPRFLKVLELAKQYGAGVVIGTIDEEGMARTAEKKFQIAQRAYRQAVEYGIPAHEIFFDTLALPISTGIEEDRENGKATIESISRIRRELPGCHVILGVSNISFGLSPAARIVLNSVFLHEAMVAGMDAAIVSASKILPLSKIEERHQEVCRQLIYDQRQFEGNVCVYDPLTELTKLFEGVTTKRNKGVDESLPIEERLKRHIIDGERIGLEAQLTKALEQYPPLEIINTFLLDGMKVVGELFGSGQMQLPFVLQSAETMKAAVAYLEPFMEKSEAGNNAKGTVIIATVKGDVHDIGKNLVDIILSNNGYKVINLGIKQPVENIIEAYEKHQADCIAMSGLLVKSTAFMKDNLEVFNEKGINVPVILGGAALTPKFVHQDCQNAYKGKVIYGKDAFADLHFMDKLMPAKAIGKWDNSLGFLDEVGTDESETINQKSPATTKKSPLPTGERSRTTTPNSRLVSAVEPPLPIDTRRSEAVAIDIPRPTPPFWGTQLLQPGDISWEEIFWHLDLQALIAGQWQFRKPKEQSKEEYQDFLNEKVYPILENWKERIIGENLLHPQVIYGYFPCQAEGNTLYIYESNSLDAKARTHFEFPRQKSSRRLCIADFFAPKDSGIIDVFPMQAVTVGEVATEYAQKLFAENQYTDYLYFHGLAVQVAEALAEWTHARIRRELGFGAEEPDNIRDVLAQRYQGSRYSFGYPACPNIQDQFKQLELLETSRINLYMDESEQLYPEQSTTAIITYHPVAKYFSA from the coding sequence ATGACTCATCCTTTCCTGAAACGCCTGCACAGTAAGGAACTTCCGGTTATCGTCTTCGACGGTGCAATGGGAACTAACTTACAAACCCAAAACCTCACAGCTGAGGATTTTGGTGGTGTGCAGTATGAAGGCTGTAACGAATACCTAGTCCACACCAAACCGGAAGCCGTCGCCAAAGTTCACCGCGACTTTCTCGCCGTGGGTGCAGATGTCATCGAAACTGATACTTTTGGTGCTACTTCCATTGTCTTGGCAGAGTATGATTTAGCAGACCAAACATACTACCTCAATAAGACAGCCGCAGAATTAGCTAAAAAAGTAGCGGCGGAGTTCTCCACACCCGAAAAACCCCGGTTTGTCGCCGGTTCCATCGGCCCGACAACCAAACTACCCACCTTGGGACACATCGACTTTGACACTATGAAAACGGCTTTTGCAGAACAAGCAGAGGCGTTGTTAGATGGTGGTGTTGATTTATTCATTGTCGAGACTTGCCAAGATGTGCTGCAAATCAAAGCGGCGCTGAATGGAATTGAAGAAGTTTTCGCCAAGAGAGGGGAACGTATACCCCTGATGGTGTCGGTAACGATGGAAAGCATGGGAACAATGCTGGTTGGTTCAGAAATCAGCGCAGTCCTGACAATCTTAGAACCTTTCCCAATTGATATTCTCGGTCTCAACTGTGCCACAGGCCCAGATTTGATGAAACCGCATATCAAATATTTGGCTGAACATTCGCCGTTTGTGGTTTCTTGTATTCCCAACGCGGGTTTACCAGAAAACGTTGGTGGACAAGCGCACTACCGCCTTACACCAACCGAATTACGTATGGCGTTGATGCACTTTGTTGAAGATTTGGGTGTCCAAGTGATAGGGGGTTGCTGTGGGACACGTCCAGCACACATTCAACAATTGGCAGAAATCGCTAAAGATTTGAAGCCGAAAGTCAGACAACCAAGTTTAGAACCTGCGGCTGCATCAATATATAGTACACAACCCTACGACCAAGATAATTCCTTCTTGATTGTGGGTGAACGCCTCAACGCCAGTGGTTCCAAAAAATGCCGTGATTTGCTGAACGCGGAAGATTGGGACGGGTTGGTTTCAATGGCGCGATCGCAAGTTAAGGAAGGCGCACACATACTCGATGTTAACGTCGATTATGTGGGACGGGACGGTGTGCGGGATATGCACGAATTAGTTTCCCGCATTGTGAATAATGTCACACTCCCCTTGATGCTCGATTCCACCGAATGGGAAAAGATGGAAGCGGGTTTAAAGGTGGCTGGTGGTAAGTGTCTGCTGAACTCCACCAACTACGAAGATGGGGAACCACGTTTCCTCAAAGTTTTGGAATTAGCAAAGCAGTACGGCGCGGGTGTCGTCATTGGGACAATTGACGAAGAAGGGATGGCGCGGACGGCAGAGAAGAAGTTTCAAATTGCCCAACGTGCTTATCGTCAAGCGGTAGAATATGGTATTCCTGCCCATGAAATATTTTTTGATACATTAGCCCTACCAATTTCTACTGGGATTGAAGAAGACCGGGAAAATGGCAAAGCGACAATTGAATCGATTAGCCGTATCCGCAGAGAATTGCCTGGTTGTCATGTAATATTAGGTGTATCGAATATATCCTTCGGCTTGAGTCCAGCCGCGCGGATTGTTTTGAACTCAGTGTTTCTGCATGAGGCAATGGTAGCTGGTATGGATGCTGCGATCGTCAGCGCTAGCAAAATTCTACCACTATCTAAAATTGAAGAACGCCATCAAGAAGTTTGCCGTCAGTTAATTTATGATCAGCGCCAATTTGAAGGTAATGTCTGCGTTTACGACCCCCTAACAGAACTAACCAAACTATTTGAAGGAGTTACAACTAAGCGTAACAAAGGCGTAGATGAAAGCCTACCCATCGAAGAACGCCTCAAACGCCACATTATCGACGGCGAACGCATCGGTTTAGAAGCACAATTAACCAAAGCTTTAGAACAATATCCACCCCTAGAAATTATCAATACCTTCCTCCTAGATGGGATGAAGGTAGTGGGGGAATTGTTCGGTTCAGGACAAATGCAACTACCATTCGTTTTACAGTCAGCCGAAACCATGAAAGCGGCGGTAGCTTACCTAGAACCCTTCATGGAAAAATCCGAAGCAGGAAATAACGCCAAAGGGACAGTAATTATCGCCACTGTGAAAGGCGACGTTCACGACATTGGTAAAAACCTAGTAGATATCATCTTGTCTAACAACGGCTACAAGGTGATTAACTTAGGAATTAAACAGCCAGTAGAGAACATCATTGAGGCTTACGAAAAGCATCAAGCTGATTGTATCGCCATGAGTGGTTTACTAGTAAAATCCACCGCCTTCATGAAGGACAATTTGGAGGTATTTAACGAAAAAGGTATTAATGTGCCTGTCATTTTAGGCGGTGCGGCATTAACACCTAAATTTGTGCATCAAGATTGCCAAAACGCCTACAAAGGTAAAGTTATCTACGGCAAAGATGCTTTTGCTGATTTGCATTTTATGGACAAATTAATGCCAGCAAAAGCCATTGGTAAATGGGATAACTCACTAGGATTTTTAGATGAAGTAGGAACTGATGAATCAGAAACTATTAATCAAAAATCACCAGCTACTACCAAAAAATCCCCACTCCCGACTGGTGAGCGTAGTCGAACCACTACTCCCAATTCCCGGTTGGTGAGCGCAGTCGAACCACCACTCCCCATAGACACCCGACGTTCCGAAGCCGTCGCCATAGATATACCCCGTCCCACGCCACCATTCTGGGGAACGCAGTTGTTACAACCCGGCGATATTTCTTGGGAAGAAATATTCTGGCATTTAGATTTACAAGCCTTGATTGCGGGACAATGGCAATTCCGCAAACCCAAGGAACAATCTAAGGAAGAATATCAGGATTTCTTGAATGAGAAAGTATATCCAATTCTAGAAAATTGGAAGGAACGAATCATTGGAGAAAATCTGCTGCATCCTCAGGTAATTTACGGCTATTTTCCTTGTCAGGCTGAGGGAAATACTTTGTATATCTATGAAAGCAACAGCCTAGATGCAAAAGCAAGAACTCACTTTGAATTTCCTAGACAAAAATCCTCCAGAAGATTATGTATTGCTGATTTCTTTGCACCGAAAGATTCGGGAATTATAGATGTCTTCCCCATGCAGGCGGTGACTGTGGGAGAAGTGGCTACAGAATACGCGCAAAAACTGTTTGCCGAGAATCAATACACTGATTATCTGTATTTCCACGGTCTAGCGGTGCAAGTGGCTGAGGCACTGGCTGAGTGGACACACGCCAGAATCCGCCGTGAATTAGGATTTGGGGCTGAAGAACCGGACAATATTCGGGATGTATTAGCACAGAGATATCAGGGTTCACGGTATAGTTTTGGCTACCCAGCTTGTCCGAACATTCAGGATCAATTCAAGCAGTTAGAGTTGTTGGAGACTAGCAGGATTAATCTATATATGGATGAAAGCGAACAACTTTATCCAGAACAGTCTACAACGGCGATTATTACCTATCATCCTGTAGCGAAGTACTTCAGCGCATAA
- a CDS encoding HPP family protein has protein sequence MKGYLPKRRFYSNYIARLNYKNVQEKWTNYCLKIRGTRRSTCLDRPHHRHIFWSWCGSFIGIAATAYLSVKTNSPLLMAPFGATSVLIFGIPDSPLAQPRNVIGGNFVAALVSLTILHLFGSEPWAMGMAVATAIGMMQLTHTLHPPSGAVALVVMMTKASWQFLLTPALEGSIILVLCAVVFNNLANERTYPKYWY, from the coding sequence ATGAAAGGTTATTTACCCAAAAGACGTTTTTATTCAAACTATATTGCTAGATTGAATTATAAAAATGTTCAGGAAAAGTGGACAAACTACTGCTTAAAAATACGTGGAACTAGACGTTCAACCTGTTTAGATAGACCCCATCATAGACATATTTTTTGGAGTTGGTGCGGAAGCTTTATTGGCATAGCAGCAACGGCTTACCTTTCTGTAAAAACTAATTCTCCTCTGCTGATGGCTCCCTTTGGCGCTACTAGCGTATTAATCTTTGGTATACCAGATAGTCCTCTAGCCCAACCCCGGAATGTAATTGGTGGTAATTTTGTAGCGGCATTAGTTAGCCTAACTATTCTGCATCTTTTTGGTTCGGAACCGTGGGCAATGGGAATGGCGGTAGCTACCGCTATTGGGATGATGCAACTTACCCATACTTTACATCCTCCTTCGGGAGCAGTTGCATTAGTTGTGATGATGACAAAAGCATCCTGGCAATTTCTTTTAACTCCTGCCTTAGAAGGTTCAATAATTTTGGTACTCTGTGCCGTGGTATTTAATAATTTAGCAAACGAGCGAACATATCCTAAGTATTGGTATTGA
- the bchH gene encoding magnesium chelatase subunit H — MKRIVLIAGFESFNADLYRKAASLASSRCADLDIRVFSDRNITSNSQEVEAALQGADVFFGSLLFDYDQVLWLRDRISQIPIRLVFESALELMSLTKLGAFAIGDKPKGMPKPVKFILDKFSNGREEDKLAGYISFLKIGPKLLKFVPVQKVQDLRNWLIIYGYWNAGGSENVASLFWTLAEKYLDLKVGDIPPPIDTPNMGLLHPDYQGFFTSPREYLEWYQTRGGRDVARNVSTHPIVGILLYRKHVITKQPYIPQLIRRFEKAGLIPLPIFINGVEGHVAVRDWMTTEYESQQRLLNNIETPSLSPEAVKVDAIVSTIGFPLVGGPAGSMEAGRQVEVAKRILSAKNVPYIVAAPLLIQDIHSWTRQGVGGLQSVVLYALPELDGAIDTVPLGGLVGEDIYLVPERVQRLIGRVKSWIALRQTPASERKIAIILYGFPPGYGAVGTAALLNVPRSLIKLLHALKAQGYDVGDIPEDGEELIRLVKKTDEEMETWEKNKPFPASANTVNSRKLEKWLGYLRTSRIEKQWKSLTGSGIKTYGDDFHIGGVQLGNVWIGVQPPLGIQGDPMRLMFERDLTPHPQYAAFYKWLQNELQADAVVHFGMHGTVEWLPGSPLGNTGYSWSDILLGDLPNLYIYAANNPSESILAKRRGYGVLISHNVPPYGRAGLYKELVALRDLIAEYREDPQKNYVLKEGICKKIVDTGLDTDCPFDDAKRLGIPFTPENIRMFSAHAFDDYLVKLYEYLQVLENRLFSSGLHTLGEPPNEEKLASYLEAYFGEGQTKSPEVEKQITDLLMQTTDELTNLLRGLNGEYIPPAPGGDLLRDGAGVLPTGRNIHALDPYRMPSPAAYERGKEIAQKIIAQHLQEHHTYPETVAVLLWGLDAIKTKGESLGILLELVGAEPVKEGTGRIVRYELKPLAEVGHPRIDVLGNLSGIFRDSFVNIIELLDDLFQRAADADEPEDQNFIRKHALALKAQGVENASARLFSNPAGDFGSLVNDQVVDGNWESGEELGNTWQSRNVFSYGRQDKGQARPEVLQQLLKTSDRIVQEIDSVEYGLTDIQEYYANTGGLKKAAEKQRGKKVTTSFVESFSKNTTPRNLEDLLRMEYRTKLLNPKWAEAMASQGSGGAYEISQRMTALIGWGGTADFTDDWVYDQAADTYALDAEMAEKLRQANPEAFRNIISRMLEAHGRGFWQADQDKLDKLRQLYELTDEQLEGVTA, encoded by the coding sequence ATGAAACGCATTGTCTTGATTGCTGGATTTGAATCATTTAACGCTGACTTGTACAGAAAGGCAGCCTCATTGGCTAGTTCTCGCTGTGCCGATTTGGATATTCGAGTATTTAGCGATCGCAATATTACCAGCAACAGTCAGGAAGTAGAAGCGGCGTTACAAGGCGCGGATGTATTTTTTGGTAGCCTATTATTTGATTATGACCAAGTTTTGTGGCTGCGCGATCGCATTTCGCAAATTCCCATCCGTCTAGTCTTCGAGTCAGCCTTAGAACTGATGAGTTTAACTAAACTGGGGGCTTTCGCCATTGGCGACAAACCCAAAGGAATGCCCAAACCAGTTAAATTCATCCTCGACAAATTCAGCAACGGACGCGAAGAAGACAAACTCGCAGGTTATATTAGCTTCTTAAAAATCGGCCCCAAACTCCTCAAGTTTGTCCCAGTCCAGAAAGTCCAAGATTTGCGCAACTGGTTAATTATCTATGGTTACTGGAATGCAGGCGGTTCCGAAAACGTCGCTTCCTTATTTTGGACACTAGCAGAAAAATATTTAGATTTAAAAGTCGGTGATATCCCCCCACCCATTGACACCCCCAACATGGGGCTACTTCACCCAGACTATCAAGGATTTTTTACATCGCCCCGCGAATACTTGGAATGGTATCAAACCCGTGGTGGTAGAGACGTTGCACGCAACGTCTCTACACATCCCATCGTCGGGATTCTCCTTTACCGTAAACACGTCATCACCAAACAACCTTACATACCCCAACTAATTCGCCGTTTTGAAAAAGCGGGTTTGATACCCTTACCGATTTTCATCAACGGCGTGGAAGGACACGTTGCAGTACGAGACTGGATGACAACGGAGTATGAGTCACAGCAACGGCTACTAAATAATATTGAAACTCCGTCACTTTCCCCAGAAGCAGTTAAAGTTGATGCTATTGTTTCCACCATTGGCTTTCCCCTGGTGGGTGGCCCGGCTGGTTCAATGGAAGCAGGCCGTCAGGTAGAAGTAGCAAAACGCATCCTCTCGGCTAAAAACGTTCCTTACATTGTCGCCGCACCTTTATTAATTCAAGATATTCACTCTTGGACACGTCAAGGTGTAGGTGGTTTGCAAAGCGTCGTGTTATACGCCTTACCAGAATTAGACGGCGCTATTGATACCGTCCCCCTTGGTGGTTTAGTGGGGGAAGATATATATTTAGTTCCAGAACGGGTACAGCGTTTAATTGGTAGAGTCAAAAGCTGGATAGCTTTACGCCAAACACCCGCTTCAGAACGCAAAATTGCCATAATTTTATACGGCTTCCCCCCCGGTTACGGTGCAGTAGGTACAGCCGCATTATTGAATGTTCCCCGCAGTTTAATTAAATTACTCCACGCCCTCAAAGCCCAAGGTTATGACGTTGGCGATATTCCAGAAGATGGGGAAGAATTAATTCGGCTGGTTAAGAAAACAGATGAAGAAATGGAAACATGGGAAAAAAATAAACCTTTTCCCGCCTCAGCCAATACCGTTAATAGCCGTAAATTAGAAAAATGGCTAGGATATCTCCGCACGTCCCGCATCGAAAAACAATGGAAATCTCTCACAGGTAGCGGCATTAAAACCTACGGTGATGATTTTCACATTGGCGGTGTGCAGTTAGGAAACGTCTGGATAGGTGTCCAGCCACCCTTGGGAATACAAGGCGACCCCATGCGGTTAATGTTTGAACGAGATTTAACGCCCCATCCCCAATACGCCGCTTTCTACAAATGGTTGCAAAATGAACTCCAAGCCGATGCTGTAGTCCATTTTGGGATGCACGGGACTGTGGAATGGTTGCCGGGTTCACCTTTGGGTAATACTGGTTATTCCTGGTCGGATATCTTGTTAGGTGATTTGCCCAATTTATATATATATGCGGCGAATAATCCTTCCGAGTCGATTTTGGCAAAGCGTCGGGGTTATGGGGTGCTAATTTCTCACAATGTACCCCCCTATGGTCGGGCTGGTTTGTATAAGGAATTGGTTGCACTGCGTGATTTAATTGCTGAATATCGAGAAGACCCGCAGAAGAATTACGTTTTAAAAGAAGGGATTTGTAAAAAAATTGTCGATACGGGTTTAGATACAGATTGCCCATTTGATGATGCCAAACGCCTGGGTATTCCCTTTACTCCTGAAAATATTAGGATGTTTAGCGCCCACGCTTTTGATGATTATTTGGTGAAGTTGTATGAGTATTTACAAGTGTTAGAAAATCGTTTGTTTTCATCTGGATTGCATACATTAGGTGAACCACCAAATGAGGAAAAATTAGCGTCTTATCTCGAAGCTTATTTTGGTGAAGGACAAACAAAATCACCAGAGGTAGAAAAGCAAATTACAGATTTGTTAATGCAAACTACGGATGAATTAACTAATCTATTACGGGGTTTGAATGGTGAATATATTCCCCCAGCACCAGGAGGTGATTTATTAAGAGATGGGGCTGGTGTTTTACCTACAGGCAGAAATATTCATGCGTTAGACCCCTATAGAATGCCATCACCCGCAGCTTATGAACGGGGTAAGGAAATTGCTCAAAAAATTATTGCCCAGCATTTACAAGAACACCATACATATCCTGAGACGGTGGCGGTTTTATTGTGGGGATTAGATGCGATTAAAACTAAGGGTGAATCTCTAGGCATTCTATTAGAATTAGTGGGTGCTGAACCTGTGAAGGAAGGAACGGGGCGCATTGTTCGTTATGAGTTGAAGCCTTTAGCAGAAGTTGGACATCCGCGCATTGATGTGTTAGGAAATCTGTCAGGAATTTTTAGGGATAGTTTCGTTAATATCATCGAATTATTAGATGATTTATTTCAACGGGCGGCGGATGCGGATGAACCAGAAGACCAGAATTTTATTAGAAAACACGCTTTAGCTTTAAAAGCCCAAGGTGTAGAAAATGCTTCTGCGAGATTATTTTCTAACCCGGCTGGTGATTTTGGTTCTTTGGTGAATGACCAAGTTGTTGACGGTAACTGGGAATCTGGGGAAGAATTAGGTAATACTTGGCAAAGTCGCAATGTGTTTAGCTATGGCAGACAGGATAAGGGACAAGCTAGACCGGAAGTATTGCAGCAGTTATTGAAGACTAGCGATCGCATCGTCCAAGAAATAGATTCGGTAGAATATGGTTTAACCGATATTCAGGAATATTACGCCAACACAGGCGGTTTGAAAAAAGCAGCCGAAAAGCAACGTGGTAAAAAAGTTACGACTAGCTTTGTGGAAAGTTTCTCCAAAAACACCACACCCCGCAATTTAGAAGATTTGCTACGGATGGAATACCGCACAAAATTACTTAACCCCAAATGGGCGGAAGCGATGGCGAGTCAAGGTTCCGGTGGTGCTTATGAAATATCTCAACGCATGACAGCCTTAATTGGTTGGGGTGGTACGGCTGATTTTACCGATGATTGGGTTTATGATCAGGCTGCTGATACCTATGCTTTAGATGCAGAAATGGCGGAGAAATTACGCCAAGCTAACCCCGAAGCTTTTCGTAATATCATCAGCAGAATGTTAGAGGCGCATGGGCGCGGTTTTTGGCAAGCTGATCAAGATAAGTTAGATAAGTTGCGTCAATTGTATGAGTTGACTGATGAACAATTAGAAGGAGTCACGGCTTGA
- a CDS encoding alpha/beta hydrolase: protein MNKQRLQKLLIGDFTWQRLLKSIIFIYVFFAVYVYFRADSMIFLPQPSSYLDTKEILKLMSGGETKISAVHLVNSNAKFTILYAHGNAEDLGEIKQFLEQLRDLGFNVFAYDYRGYGTSEGTPTENHVYQDIDAAYNYLIKDLKIQPQNIIVYGRSVGGGSAVDLAAQKQVGGLIIESTFTSAFKVVIPIKILPFDKFNNLEKIKNVQCPILIMHGKADEIIPFNHAEKLYATAPSPKLNLWVDEASHNDFFWVAGERYKNSLREFADLVSRSQKSGS from the coding sequence ATGAATAAACAACGTCTCCAAAAACTATTAATTGGTGATTTTACGTGGCAAAGATTATTAAAATCTATAATTTTTATCTATGTATTTTTTGCTGTGTATGTTTATTTTCGAGCAGATAGTATGATTTTCCTACCTCAACCATCTAGCTATCTAGATACTAAAGAGATATTAAAGCTGATGAGTGGAGGAGAAACGAAAATTTCAGCCGTGCATTTAGTCAACTCTAATGCTAAGTTCACAATTCTTTATGCTCATGGTAATGCAGAAGATTTAGGTGAAATTAAACAATTTTTAGAACAATTACGCGATTTGGGTTTTAATGTTTTTGCTTATGATTATCGCGGTTATGGTACAAGCGAAGGTACACCTACAGAAAATCACGTTTATCAAGATATTGACGCTGCTTACAATTATTTAATCAAAGATTTAAAAATACAACCCCAGAATATTATCGTTTATGGACGTTCCGTAGGAGGTGGTTCAGCAGTAGATTTAGCAGCACAAAAGCAGGTTGGCGGTTTGATTATAGAAAGTACTTTCACTTCTGCTTTTAAAGTGGTAATACCAATAAAAATTTTACCATTCGATAAATTCAATAATTTGGAAAAAATCAAAAATGTTCAGTGTCCAATATTGATTATGCACGGTAAAGCTGATGAGATTATTCCTTTTAATCATGCAGAAAAGTTATATGCTACTGCACCATCACCAAAGTTGAATTTATGGGTTGATGAGGCAAGTCATAATGATTTTTTCTGGGTAGCTGGTGAAAGATATAAAAATAGTTTGAGAGAGTTTGCTGATCTAGTGTCACGTTCTCAAAAATCTGGAAGTTAA